In Paraburkholderia caballeronis, the following proteins share a genomic window:
- a CDS encoding aromatic alcohol reductase has translation MSHSQAILVLGAGELGMPMLRHLAKRAAVTPGATVSVLLRPSAIEAGDPAKQQDIAELRALGIGIVAGDLAAEPLDALAARFAPFDTIVSCTGFGAGPGVQRRIAQAVLAAGVARYFPWQFGVDYDVIGRGSAQDLFDEQLDVRDLLRAQQHTEWVIVSTGMFTSFLFEPSFGVVDLARDTVHALGGWDNAVTVTTPEDIGRLTVEILFAEPRIANQVVYTAGETITYGRLADKVEQFVGRPLRRDAWTMPAMEAELAAQPDDTLRKYRVVFGAGRGVAWEMSRTFNAQRGFDALDVDGWMRQHLRVGVGA, from the coding sequence ATGTCGCACTCTCAAGCCATTCTCGTACTCGGCGCCGGCGAACTGGGCATGCCGATGCTGCGTCATCTCGCGAAACGCGCGGCCGTCACGCCGGGCGCCACGGTGTCGGTGCTGTTGCGCCCATCCGCGATCGAGGCCGGCGATCCGGCGAAACAGCAGGATATCGCCGAACTGCGCGCGCTGGGCATCGGCATCGTGGCCGGCGACCTCGCCGCCGAACCGCTCGACGCGCTCGCGGCGCGCTTCGCCCCGTTCGACACGATCGTGTCGTGCACCGGCTTCGGCGCGGGTCCGGGCGTGCAGCGCCGGATCGCGCAGGCGGTGCTGGCCGCCGGCGTCGCGCGTTATTTTCCGTGGCAGTTCGGCGTCGATTACGACGTGATCGGCCGCGGCAGCGCACAGGACCTGTTCGACGAACAACTCGACGTGCGCGACCTGCTGCGCGCGCAGCAGCACACCGAGTGGGTGATCGTATCGACCGGCATGTTCACGAGCTTCCTGTTCGAGCCGTCGTTCGGCGTCGTCGATCTCGCGCGCGACACCGTGCACGCGCTCGGCGGCTGGGACAACGCGGTCACCGTGACGACGCCGGAGGACATCGGCCGGCTGACGGTAGAGATCCTGTTCGCGGAGCCGCGCATCGCGAACCAGGTCGTGTACACGGCTGGCGAGACGATCACCTATGGCCGCCTCGCGGACAAGGTCGAGCAGTTCGTCGGGCGGCCGCTGCGGCGCGACGCATGGACGATGCCGGCGATGGAGGCCGAATTGGCCGCGCAGCCGGACGACACGCTGCGCAAGTATCGCGTCGTGTTCGGGGCGGGGCGCGGCGTCGCGTGGGAGATGAGCCGCACGTTCAACGCGCAGCGCGGCTTCGATGCGCTCGACGTGGACGGGTGGATGCGGCAGCACCTGCGGGTCGGCGTCGGCGCGTGA
- a CDS encoding zinc-dependent alcohol dehydrogenase family protein — protein sequence MNETMKRWTIPALGLDRLALGVAPRPVPKAGEILVEIEAVSLNFRDAEIVENGMGVPLTFPFTPASEMAGRVIAAGDGVTRFRVGDRVLSAFIPGWIDGAPLSWTDAPTQGGPLDGMLAQYVAMPADWCVFAPTSLDALEASTLPVAGLTAWMALVEPGHLRAGQTVVVQGTGGVSLFAVQIAAASGASVIVTSSSDAKLAGAIELGAKHGIAVQGINRRERPDWQHAVLDLTGGRGADHILEMAGGDNLARSLQAIVPGGRISVIGLLESDRMDVPTMPLLGSRASIVGLSVGPRRALEDLVRMIDAHRLKPVIDAVYPFGQVPQAFEHLRRGAFGKIVVEVAAQS from the coding sequence ATGAACGAAACGATGAAGCGTTGGACTATTCCGGCGTTGGGCCTCGACCGCCTCGCGCTGGGCGTCGCGCCGCGGCCCGTGCCGAAGGCGGGCGAAATTCTGGTCGAAATCGAAGCGGTGTCGCTGAATTTCCGCGATGCGGAGATCGTTGAAAACGGCATGGGCGTGCCGCTGACGTTCCCGTTCACGCCTGCTTCGGAGATGGCCGGCCGCGTGATCGCGGCCGGCGACGGCGTCACGCGCTTTCGGGTCGGGGACCGCGTGTTGTCGGCGTTCATCCCCGGCTGGATCGACGGCGCGCCGCTATCGTGGACCGACGCGCCGACCCAGGGCGGCCCGCTCGACGGAATGCTCGCGCAGTACGTCGCGATGCCGGCCGACTGGTGCGTGTTTGCGCCGACGTCGCTCGACGCGCTCGAAGCGAGCACGCTGCCGGTGGCCGGATTGACCGCGTGGATGGCGCTGGTCGAACCCGGCCATCTGCGTGCGGGACAGACGGTGGTCGTGCAGGGTACCGGCGGCGTGTCGCTGTTCGCGGTGCAGATCGCGGCGGCGAGCGGCGCGAGCGTGATCGTCACGAGCAGCAGCGACGCGAAACTCGCGGGCGCGATCGAACTGGGCGCGAAGCATGGGATCGCGGTGCAGGGAATCAACCGGCGCGAGCGGCCGGACTGGCAGCACGCGGTGCTCGACCTGACCGGCGGACGCGGCGCGGACCACATCCTCGAAATGGCGGGCGGCGACAACCTCGCGCGCTCGTTGCAGGCGATCGTGCCCGGCGGCCGGATCTCCGTGATCGGCCTGCTCGAATCGGACCGGATGGACGTGCCGACCATGCCGCTGCTCGGCAGCCGCGCGTCGATCGTCGGCCTCTCGGTCGGGCCGCGCCGCGCGCTCGAAGACCTCGTGCGGATGATCGACGCGCATCGGCTCAAGCCGGTGATCGACGCGGTGTATCCGTTCGGGCAGGTGCCGCAGGCGTTCGAGCATTTGCGGCGCGGTGCGTTCGGGAAGATCGTCGTCGAGGTCGCCGCGCAGTCGTGA